A genomic window from Pungitius pungitius chromosome 12, fPunPun2.1, whole genome shotgun sequence includes:
- the LOC119219877 gene encoding far upstream element-binding protein 2-like isoform X2, whose product MSEYNEAPSPGSGDPLCGQATLGNGAGGAKKDAFADAVQRARQIAAKIGGDAGPPMNNNSNNTTASDVFAFTAQKRQLEDADEPESKKLAAESDLDSANALSIGAQLAALAQQRPASSTEEFSVPDSMVGLIIGRGGEQINKIQQESGCKVQIAPDSGGLPDRCVSLTGSQDSIQNAKRLLDEIVSRGRGTPPSSFHESTNGQNGSVHEMMIPAGKAGLVIGKGGETIKQLQERAGVKMILIQDASQGPNVDKPLRIIGDPYKVQQAQEMVQEILRERDHGGFSDRNDFGSRMGGGMDIPVPRHSVGVVIGRNGEMIKKIQNDAGVRIQFKQDDGTSPEKIAHVSGPPDRCEHAAQIINELLQSIRVREEGQGGPPGPPGMPAGNRGRGGGQGSWGPPGGELTFSIPAHKCGLVIGRGGENVKSINQQTGAFVEISRQPPPNGDPNFKLFIIRGSPQQIDHAKQLIEEKIEGPLCHVGPGPGGPGPAGPMGPYTPNPYSPGPPGAPGGSHGGPPGPQQYTPPGWSNTFQQWQPQAPHDPTRSPGQ is encoded by the exons ATGTCGGAGTACAACGAGGCGCCGTCGCCCGGATCCGGGGACCCTCTGTGCGGACAAGCGACTCTCGGGAACGGAGCAGGTGGCGCCAAGAAAGATGCGTTCGCGGACGCGGTGCAGAGGGCCCGGCAG ATTGCAGCTAAAATCGGGGGCGACGCAGGCCCCCCcatgaacaacaacagcaacaacaccaCCGCATCAGATGTCTTTGCATTCACTGCACAGAAACGACAGCTGGAGGATGCAG ACGAACCAGAGAGCAAGAAGCTGGCTGCAGAGAGCGACTTGGACTCTGCTAATGCGTTGT CGATTGGTGCGCAGCTCGCTGCTCTTGCGCAACAAAG GCCCGCCTCAAGCACAGAGGAGTTCAGTGTACCAGACAGCATGGTGGGGCTGA TTATTGGCCGTGGAGGTGAACAGATCAACAAGATTCAACAAGAGTCCGGTTGCAAGGTTCAGATAGCGCCAG ATAGCGGAGGCCTTCCAGATAGGTGCGTCTCTCTCACAGGTTCCCAAGACTCCATACA GAATGCCAAGAGGCTGTTGGATGAGATCGTGTCCCGAGGGAGGGGAACACCCCCTTCCTCTTTTCACGAGTCCACCAACGGTCAGAACGGCTCGGTGCATGAGATGATGATCCCCGCTGGCAAGGCTGGCCTCGTCATTGGCAAGGGAGGAGAGACCATTAAGCAGCTGCAG GAGCGTGCGGGCGTGAAGATGATCCTGATCCAGGATGCCTCTCAGGGACCCAACGTAGACAAGCCGCTGCGCATCATCGGGGATCCTTACAAAGTCCAG CAAGCCCAGGAGATGGTGCAGGAGATTCTGAGGGAGCGAGACCACGGGGGCTTCAGTGACAGAAACGACTTTGGCTCCCGAATGGGAGGAGGCATGGAT ATTCCCGTACCGAGACACTCGGTGGGTGTGGTCATCGGGCGAAACGGAGAGATGATCAAGAAAATCCAGAATGACGCCGGCGTGAGGATACAGTTCAAGCAAG ACGACGGTACCAGTCCAGAGAAAATCGCCCACGTCAGCGGCCCCCCAGACCGCTGCGAGCACGCCGCCCAGATCATCAACGAGCTGCTGCAGAGCATCAGGGTCAGGGAGGAGGGACAAGGG GGTCCCCCAGGGCCTCCGGGCATGCCTGCAGGCAACCGGGGCCGAGGCGGGGGACAAGGCAGTTGGGGGCCCCCCGGGGGCGAGCTGACCTTCTCTATTCCCGCGCACAAGTGTGGACTCGTGATCGGCCGAGGGGGAGAGAACGTCAAGTCCATCAACCAGCAGACGGGGGCCTTTGTGGAAATCTCTCGACAGCCGCCCCCCAACGGAGACCCCAACTTCAAGCTCTTCATCATTCGGGGCTCCCCGCAGCAGATCGACCACGCCAAGCAGCTCATCGAGGAGAAGATTGAG GGACCTTTGTGTCACGTTGGCCCCGGCCCGGGTGGACCAGGTCCTGCTGGTCCGATGGGTCCCTACACGCCCAACCCCTACAGCCCCggaccgcccggcgcccccggAGGCTCACA TGGTGGTCCTCCAGGTCCTCAGCAGTACACCCCTCCAGGGTGGAGCAACACCTTCCAGCAGTGGCAGCCCCAGGCACCCCATGACCCCA CCCGGTCTCCAGGCCAGTAG
- the LOC119219877 gene encoding far upstream element-binding protein 2-like isoform X1 translates to MSEYNEAPSPGSGDPLCGQATLGNGAGGAKKDAFADAVQRARQIAAKIGGDAGPPMNNNSNNTTASDVFAFTAQKRQLEDADEPESKKLAAESDLDSANALSIGAQLAALAQQRPASSTEEFSVPDSMVGLIIGRGGEQINKIQQESGCKVQIAPDSGGLPDRCVSLTGSQDSIQNAKRLLDEIVSRGRGTPPSSFHESTNGQNGSVHEMMIPAGKAGLVIGKGGETIKQLQERAGVKMILIQDASQGPNVDKPLRIIGDPYKVQQAQEMVQEILRERDHGGFSDRNDFGSRMGGGMDIPVPRHSVGVVIGRNGEMIKKIQNDAGVRIQFKQDDGTSPEKIAHVSGPPDRCEHAAQIINELLQSIRVREEGQGGPPGPPGMPAGNRGRGGGQGSWGPPGGELTFSIPAHKCGLVIGRGGENVKSINQQTGAFVEISRQPPPNGDPNFKLFIIRGSPQQIDHAKQLIEEKIEGPLCHVGPGPGGPGPAGPMGPYTPNPYSPGPPGAPGGSHGGPPGPQQYTPPGWSNTFQQWQPQAPHDPSKAAANDPNAAWAAYYAQYYQQPSGAVAAQYPADPAGSAQTSGDQSQPAQAPGGQPDYTKAWEEYYKKMAQAGASVPATAAAAAPGASPAAAGGGAASTAGGQPDYSAAWAEYYKQQAAYYGQTGQAPGQQSTPQQGQAQ, encoded by the exons ATGTCGGAGTACAACGAGGCGCCGTCGCCCGGATCCGGGGACCCTCTGTGCGGACAAGCGACTCTCGGGAACGGAGCAGGTGGCGCCAAGAAAGATGCGTTCGCGGACGCGGTGCAGAGGGCCCGGCAG ATTGCAGCTAAAATCGGGGGCGACGCAGGCCCCCCcatgaacaacaacagcaacaacaccaCCGCATCAGATGTCTTTGCATTCACTGCACAGAAACGACAGCTGGAGGATGCAG ACGAACCAGAGAGCAAGAAGCTGGCTGCAGAGAGCGACTTGGACTCTGCTAATGCGTTGT CGATTGGTGCGCAGCTCGCTGCTCTTGCGCAACAAAG GCCCGCCTCAAGCACAGAGGAGTTCAGTGTACCAGACAGCATGGTGGGGCTGA TTATTGGCCGTGGAGGTGAACAGATCAACAAGATTCAACAAGAGTCCGGTTGCAAGGTTCAGATAGCGCCAG ATAGCGGAGGCCTTCCAGATAGGTGCGTCTCTCTCACAGGTTCCCAAGACTCCATACA GAATGCCAAGAGGCTGTTGGATGAGATCGTGTCCCGAGGGAGGGGAACACCCCCTTCCTCTTTTCACGAGTCCACCAACGGTCAGAACGGCTCGGTGCATGAGATGATGATCCCCGCTGGCAAGGCTGGCCTCGTCATTGGCAAGGGAGGAGAGACCATTAAGCAGCTGCAG GAGCGTGCGGGCGTGAAGATGATCCTGATCCAGGATGCCTCTCAGGGACCCAACGTAGACAAGCCGCTGCGCATCATCGGGGATCCTTACAAAGTCCAG CAAGCCCAGGAGATGGTGCAGGAGATTCTGAGGGAGCGAGACCACGGGGGCTTCAGTGACAGAAACGACTTTGGCTCCCGAATGGGAGGAGGCATGGAT ATTCCCGTACCGAGACACTCGGTGGGTGTGGTCATCGGGCGAAACGGAGAGATGATCAAGAAAATCCAGAATGACGCCGGCGTGAGGATACAGTTCAAGCAAG ACGACGGTACCAGTCCAGAGAAAATCGCCCACGTCAGCGGCCCCCCAGACCGCTGCGAGCACGCCGCCCAGATCATCAACGAGCTGCTGCAGAGCATCAGGGTCAGGGAGGAGGGACAAGGG GGTCCCCCAGGGCCTCCGGGCATGCCTGCAGGCAACCGGGGCCGAGGCGGGGGACAAGGCAGTTGGGGGCCCCCCGGGGGCGAGCTGACCTTCTCTATTCCCGCGCACAAGTGTGGACTCGTGATCGGCCGAGGGGGAGAGAACGTCAAGTCCATCAACCAGCAGACGGGGGCCTTTGTGGAAATCTCTCGACAGCCGCCCCCCAACGGAGACCCCAACTTCAAGCTCTTCATCATTCGGGGCTCCCCGCAGCAGATCGACCACGCCAAGCAGCTCATCGAGGAGAAGATTGAG GGACCTTTGTGTCACGTTGGCCCCGGCCCGGGTGGACCAGGTCCTGCTGGTCCGATGGGTCCCTACACGCCCAACCCCTACAGCCCCggaccgcccggcgcccccggAGGCTCACA TGGTGGTCCTCCAGGTCCTCAGCAGTACACCCCTCCAGGGTGGAGCAACACCTTCCAGCAGTGGCAGCCCCAGGCACCCCATGACCCCA GCAAGGCAGCAGCCAATGACCCCAACGCAGCCTGGGCAGCCTACTACGCTCAGTACTACCAGCAGCCATCGGGGGCTGTGGCGGCCCAGTACCCCGCCGACCCGGCTGGAAGTGCCCAAACTTCAGGGGACCAGAGCCAGCCTGCTCAGGCGCCGGGGGGCCAGCCGGACTACACCAAGGCCTGGGAGGAGTACTATAAGAAGATGG CCCAGGCCGGGGCCTCCGTCCCCGCGACGGCCGCTGCAGCGGCTCCGGGTGcgtcaccagcagcagcaggagggggggcagcgTCCACGGCGGGAGGGCAGCCGGACTACAGCGCTGCCTGGGCTGAGTACTACAAGCAGCAGGCTGCGTACTACGGGCAGACGGGACAGGCCCCCGGCCAGCAGTCCACCCCCCAGCAAGGACAG GCGCAGTGA